The following proteins come from a genomic window of Mustela lutreola isolate mMusLut2 chromosome 6, mMusLut2.pri, whole genome shotgun sequence:
- the TFEB gene encoding transcription factor EB, whose amino-acid sequence MASRIGLRMQLMREQAQQEEQRERMQQQAVMHYMQQQQQQQQQALGGPPTPAISTPVHFQSPPPVPGEVLKVQSYLENPTSYHLQQSRDQKVREYLSETYGNKFAAHISPAQGSPKPLPAASPGVRAGHVMSSSAGNSAPNSPMAMLHIGSNPEREFDVIDNIMCLDDVLGFINPETQMPNTLPLSSSRLNVYSGDPQVTASLVGVTSSSCPADLTQKRELTDAESRALAKERQKKDNHNLIERRRRFNINDRIKELGMLIPKANDLDVRWNKGTILKASVDYIRRMQKDLQKSRELENHSRRLEMTNKQLLLRIQELEMQARVHGLPTTSPSGMNMAELAQQVVKQELPSEEGPGEALLLEAEVPDPEPLPVLPPQAPLPLPAQPTQPPSPFHHLDFSHSLSFGGGGDEGPPGYPEPLGPEHGSPFPNLSKKDLDLMLLDDSLLPLASDPLFSTMSPEASKASSRRSSFSMEEGDVL is encoded by the exons ATGGCATCGCGCATTGGGCTGCGTATGCAGCTCATGCGGGAGCAGGCGCAGCAGGAGGAGCAGCGGGAGCGCATGCAGCAGCAGGCCGTCATGCATTacatgcagcagcagcagcagcagcagcagcaggcgcTGGGCGGGCCGCCCACTCCGGCCATCAGCACCCCCGTCCACTTCCAGTCTCCGCCACCTGTGCCAGGGGAGGTCCTGAAG GTGCAGTCCTACCTGGAGAACCCCACCTCCTACCACCTGCAGCAGTCCCGGGACCAGAAGGTGCGGGAGTACCTGTCCGAGACCTACGGGAACAAGTTTGCCGCCCACATCAGCCCGGCTCAGGGCTCCCCAAAGCCCCTGCCGGCGGCCTCCCCAGGGGTGCGGGCCGGGCATGTGATGTCCTCCTCAGCTGGCAACAGTGCTCCCAACAGCCCCATGGCCATGCTGCACATCGGCTCCAACCCCGAGAGGGAG TTTGATGTCATTGACAACATTATGTGTCTGGATGATGTCCTGGGCTTCATCAACCCTGAAACTCAGATGCCCAACACG TTGCCCCTGTCTAGCAGCCGCCTGAACGTGTACAGTGGTGACCCCCAGGTCACTGCCTCCCTGGTGGGAGTCACCAGCAGCTCCTGCCCTGCCGACCTGACCCAGAAGCGAGAGCTTACAG ATGCCGAGAGCCGGGCCCTGGCCAAGGAGCGGCAGAAGAAAGACAATCACAACCTAA TTGAACGGAGGCGGAGGTTCAACATCAATGACCGGATCAAGGAGCTGGGAATGCTGATCCCCAAGGCCAACGACCT GGACGTGCGCTGGAACAAGGGCACCATCCTCAAGGCCTCTGTCGACTACATCCGGCGGATGCAGAAGGACCTGCAGAAGTCCCGGGAGCTCGAGAACCACTCTCGGCGCCTGGAGATGACCAACAAGCAGCTCTTGCTCCGCATCCAG GAGCTGGAAATGCAAGCTCGAGTCCATGGCCTGCCCACCACCTCGCCGTCGGGCATGAATATGGCTGAGCTGGCCCAgcaggtggtgaagcaggagctGCCCAGTGAGGAGGGCCCCGGGGAGGCCCTGCTATTGGAGGCCGAGGTCCCGGATCCTGAGCCGCTGCCGGTTCTGCCCCCCCAGGCCCCGCTGCCCCTGCCAGCCCAGCCAACTCAGCCGCCGTCCCCATTCCACCACCTGGACTTTAGCCATAGCCTGAGCTTTGGGGGCGGGGGCGATGAAGGGCCCCCAGGCTATCCCGAGCCTCTGGGGCCAGAGCATGGCTCCCCGTTCCCCAACTTGTCCAAGAAGGATCTGGACCTCATGCTCCTGGACGACTCACTGCTACCACTGGCCTCTGACCCTCTCTTCTCCACCATGTCCCCTGAGGCCTCCAAGGCCAGTAGCCGCCGGAGCAGCTTCAGCATGGAGGAGGGCGACGTGCTGTGA